From Acidipropionibacterium acidipropionici, one genomic window encodes:
- a CDS encoding glycosyltransferase family 4 protein, protein MEIALSGRFIERNVGGNSTYARALRRGLEARGQRTVLIPYRSSAVGTALAETRYGRSHPDGVDLVHFLADTGPLVAPRGPSVLTVHGVASRWTDVSRSRVADRVWRARVARAVHLCDRIITVSHSSASDICEVFGVPGDRITVIHHGLETAAIHPPEEAPDRLRRLVDEAFVLYLGNVEPRKNLVNLARAFSTDALRSTRLVVAGRPAWDYGSSLAAFEQAGNVDYLGFVSDEERSWLYSHCRLFVFPSHYEGFGLPVLEALGAGVPVACSDGGSLAEVAGPAKILPGTDVAGISEGISDALSDDQWRSRIGTLGPKWASRFTWEKSVERHLDLYRELAG, encoded by the coding sequence ATGGAGATAGCGCTGTCAGGCAGATTCATCGAGCGCAATGTCGGTGGCAACTCCACCTACGCTCGTGCGCTGCGAAGGGGTCTGGAGGCGCGGGGCCAGCGCACAGTGCTCATTCCGTACCGGTCCTCGGCGGTGGGAACCGCGCTGGCGGAGACACGGTACGGGCGCAGCCACCCCGACGGCGTCGACTTGGTGCACTTCCTGGCCGACACGGGCCCGCTGGTGGCTCCTCGGGGGCCCAGCGTGCTGACCGTCCACGGCGTGGCGTCGCGGTGGACCGATGTCTCCCGGAGCCGTGTCGCGGACAGGGTCTGGCGGGCGAGAGTCGCCCGGGCGGTGCATCTGTGTGACCGGATCATCACCGTCTCCCACTCGAGTGCCTCCGACATCTGCGAGGTCTTCGGCGTGCCCGGAGACCGGATCACCGTCATCCACCATGGCCTGGAGACCGCCGCCATCCACCCGCCCGAGGAGGCGCCGGACCGGCTGCGCCGCCTGGTGGATGAGGCCTTCGTGCTCTATCTCGGCAACGTCGAGCCCAGGAAGAACCTGGTGAACCTTGCCAGGGCGTTCTCCACGGATGCGCTGCGATCGACCCGCCTGGTCGTTGCGGGCCGGCCCGCCTGGGACTACGGCAGTTCGCTGGCCGCCTTCGAGCAGGCCGGGAACGTCGACTATCTGGGATTCGTCAGCGATGAAGAGCGGTCCTGGCTCTACAGCCACTGCCGGTTGTTCGTCTTCCCGAGCCACTACGAGGGTTTCGGACTGCCGGTCCTGGAGGCCCTGGGGGCCGGGGTGCCGGTCGCGTGTTCTGACGGGGGATCACTGGCCGAGGTGGCCGGGCCCGCCAAGATCTTGCCGGGTACCGATGTGGCAGGCATTTCCGAGGGGATCAGCGATGCCCTGTCCGACGACCAGTGGCGCAGCCGGATCGGTACCCTGGGCCCGAAGTGGGCCTCGAGGTTCACCTGGGAGAAGTCGGTCGAGCGGCACCTCGATCTCTACCGGGAGTTGGCAGGATGA
- a CDS encoding glycosyltransferase — protein sequence MRVLHVAECFAAGVRTAMLEYIASTPMVEHIVVAADRGEPMPESCDGYRVIAMADGHLARIRQVRELCQALHPTLIHAHSSFAGVYARIGCGDVPVVYTPHCFGFERGDLSIAARRVLWMVERSLARRTAVIAACSRREAHLAQRIGASSICIPNVGRFGEGISHDVIEESRNGVSEVAFMGRITPQKDPGFALEAVRRITSLGDGRVRFEWIGDGTAADRARLEDAGVRVTGWLPAQEVAAELSKCAVYVHTAAWEGFPMAVLEASQLGLPIVARAIPALDGMPEEFLGDDPETVAAIAVQTISAPHTPGACATRWDEALSGNTRDNQRDALLTAYSQATGRATQEG from the coding sequence AGGGTTCTGCACGTCGCGGAGTGCTTCGCGGCCGGTGTGCGGACGGCGATGCTGGAGTACATCGCGTCGACACCGATGGTTGAGCACATCGTGGTGGCCGCCGACCGTGGCGAGCCGATGCCTGAATCGTGTGACGGCTATCGGGTCATCGCGATGGCGGACGGGCATCTGGCCAGAATCCGCCAGGTGAGGGAACTGTGTCAAGCGCTCCATCCCACGCTCATCCACGCGCATTCCAGCTTTGCCGGAGTTTATGCCCGTATCGGCTGCGGCGATGTGCCTGTCGTGTACACGCCGCACTGCTTCGGTTTCGAGCGCGGAGACCTGTCCATCGCCGCTAGAAGGGTTCTGTGGATGGTCGAGCGATCGCTCGCTCGACGCACCGCTGTGATCGCTGCATGTTCACGCCGTGAAGCACATCTCGCACAAAGGATAGGTGCCTCGAGCATATGCATCCCGAACGTGGGAAGATTTGGAGAAGGTATCTCTCACGACGTCATTGAAGAATCCAGGAATGGTGTGTCTGAAGTAGCATTCATGGGGCGGATCACGCCTCAGAAGGACCCGGGTTTCGCACTGGAGGCGGTGCGCCGGATCACGTCGCTCGGGGACGGGCGGGTGCGCTTCGAGTGGATCGGCGACGGGACTGCGGCCGATCGTGCCCGGCTGGAGGATGCGGGAGTCCGGGTGACCGGGTGGTTGCCGGCCCAGGAGGTGGCGGCCGAACTGTCGAAATGCGCGGTCTATGTACACACCGCCGCGTGGGAGGGCTTCCCGATGGCCGTGTTGGAGGCTTCCCAGCTGGGTCTGCCCATCGTGGCCCGTGCGATCCCCGCCTTGGACGGGATGCCCGAGGAGTTCCTGGGGGACGATCCGGAGACGGTGGCGGCGATCGCCGTCCAGACGATCAGCGCCCCGCACACGCCGGGGGCCTGTGCCACCCGATGGGACGAGGCGCTCTCGGGCAACACCAGGGACAACCAGCGCGATGCGCTGCTCACGGCATACTCGCAGGCCACCGGCCGGGCGACTCAGGAGGGATGA